Genomic segment of Phycisphaerales bacterium:
TGACGTCGGGCCCGAAAGCGGAGATCCACTTCGAGTAGTCGGCGACCGGCAGCAGCATGATCATGGGCGGCGCATCGCCCTCCATTTCATAATCCATCATCGCCACGCCCATGGAGCCTGAGAGATCGAGCGCCGAAGCGCTGACGCCCAGTTGGCTCAGCATCGACGACGGCGTGAACTGGCCCACGGCGTCCTGCTCGATGGCGACCATGAGCTGCTTCCACTGCTTGTCCACCTCGCTCAGTCTGGTGGTGCCGATGAAGATTTTGGTGTTCTTCGGGGCCGCCGCGAGCACGTCGGGGAGATCGGCCTTGGCCAGCGGGGCGGCGCACATCAGGCCCGAGGCGAGGCACAGTCCCGCCAGGCTGGTGGTCGACATCGATCGGAAGTTCATTGGGGTCTCCTGGGTATCAGGGTTGATTGACGGTTGTCGGGTTGATTGGCGGGCGGGTGCGAAGAACTTCATCCACCGGCCCCCTCCGCGGGGCGCGGCTGGCCGACAGACACAAAGACGAGCCCCGCCGGCGCGCATTCCGTTGATGGTAGCCCCGCCGGCCGGCCCGACCGACCGCGGCGCACCGTCCCCGGCCGCCGCCGGCACCCTTATACGGCACCGCCACCCCTGCGTTCCAAAAAAAGGCGCCTGGCGCCTTTTTCGGCCCGGGAGGCTCGACGCCTATGCTCACGCCCATGAGCCAGCCGCTGGTGCTCGACGGGCAAGGACTCTCGACGGATGACGTCGCGGCGGTGGCGCGCGGCGGGCGGCAGGTGCGCCTCGGCGCTGCCGGCCGCGCCGCACTCGAGCGCAGCCGAGCCGTCGTCGAACGCGCCCTGAGCACCGGCGACGCCATCTACGGCGTCAATACCGGCTTTGGCAGCCTCGCCCGACAGCGCATCGCGCCCGACCAGGTCCGCCAGGTGCAGCAGAACCTCATCCGCTCCCACTCCGCAGGCATCGGCGAACCGCTCAGCGAGAGCGTCGTGCGGTCCATGCTGCTGCTGCTGGCCGCGAGCCTGTGCCGCGGCTGCTCGGGTGTGCGGCCCGTCGTCGTCGAGCGGCTCGTGGACCTGCTCAACCATCGGATCGTTCCCGTGGTGCCGTCGCGCGGCTCGGTTGGCGCCTCGGGCGACCTGGCGCCGCTGGCTCACTGCGCGCTCACGCTCATCGGCGAAGGCCACGCCATGCACGAAGGCGCCTACAAGCCCGCGGGCAAGGCCCTCGCCGACGCCGGCCTCAAGCCCATCGCGCTTGAAGCCAAAGAAGGTCTCGCGCTGATCAACGGCACGCACCTCATGGCGGCGCTCGCGGCACTGGCGCTCGACGACCTCGGCCGGCTCATCGACGCGGCCGTCGTCGCCGCAGCCATGTCCATCGACGCCTGCCTCGCGACCGACGCGTTTCTCGATGACCGCCTCCACGCAGCGCGGCACCAGGTCGGCCAGCGCCTCATCGCCGAGCGCCTGCGAAAGTGCCTCAGCGGCAGTCAGATCATCCCGTCGCACAAGATCGATGATCCGCGCGTGCAGGATCCGTATTCGCTGCGCTGCTGCCCGCAAGTGCTCGGCGCCGCGCTGGACACCATCGAGCACGTGCGCACGATTGTGGAGCGAGAACTGCAGGGTGTATCCGACAATCCGCTGGTCTTTGCGGGTCAGGATGGACAGGCCGATGCGATCATCAGCGGCGGCAACTTCCACGGCCTGCCGCTGGCGCTGGCGATGGATGCCGCCGCCATCGCGGTGGCCCACATTGCCGGCATCAGCGAGCGGCGCGTGTACTACCTGCTCGCCGCGAGCGACAGCGAAAACCCGCTGAATCCCTACCTTTCACCCCAGCCGGGCCTGCACTCGGGCCTGATGATCGTGCAGTACACGGCCGCGGCCTGCTGCAACGAGATCCAGACGCTGTGCGCGCCGGCGAGCGTGGCGAACATCCCCACCTCGGCCGGCCAGGAAGATTACAACTCGTTCGGGCCCAACGCGGGCTACAAACTCCGCCGGGCAGTCGAACTGGCGACGAGCGTGATCGCGATCGAACTGCTCTGCTCGGCCGAGGCGCTCGAGTACCACCGGCCGCTGCGCAGCGGCGCTGTGGTGGAGGCAGCGCACGAAACGGTGCGCAGCGTCGTGGCGCGCCTGACTGCCGACCGCCCGATGACGGCGGACATCGAAGCCATTACGAAACTGATCCGGTCAGGCCGGATCGGCGGTTAGCCGCCCGGCACTGTTGTCATAGCCGCGCAGGCAGGCATCCACGAGCGTTCGTGCGCGCACGACTTCGTCGAGAGGCAGCGGACGTCATCGCCCGCTCCTGGATTCCCGCCCCGCCTTCGCTCAAGGCCGGCTCTGCGCGGGGACGACGGGTTTGGCGACCCCGCTACAGAATCGGCATGCCCGTGATGCGCGACTCGAAGGCGATCTGGCCGTCCACGAGCCCCTGCGTGTCGCAGACGAATCGCTTGATGTGGAACTTCACCTGGTTGGCGAGGATGATGAGCGTGTCGCCGGGCGTGACTTTCCTGCGGAACTTCGTGTCTTCGATGCGGGTAAAGCCCACGAATTCGTATTCGATGATCTTGCGGGACTGGAACATCCACGAAGTCAGCTGGGCGGCGGCCTCGACCATCATCACGGCAGGCATGACCGGATAGCCGGGAATGTGCCCGGCGCACCACCACTCGTCGCCGCGCACGTAGCGCGTGGCGATGGCCTGGGCGAAACCTTCGCCGACCCAGGCGATGCGGTCAATCTGCTGGGCCTCGCCGCGGTGCTTGTTGATGGCCTGGATGCCATCGAGATCGACCGCGGTGGCGTTGAGGTCGATTCCCTCAATGTCAAACAGGAGCGGCGGCGCTGCGGGTCGCAGCGGGCTCAACGGAATTCGGTCTTCGGACCCCACGAAAACGGCCCTCGGCTGCGAGACCGTAGCCTGTCTACTCACGTTGGCCTCACTCGGAAATGCGCCGACCGTGCGACGCGGGACGGTCGGCAGGTGTGGTTGACCTGTTTACGAGCCCGGCGTCGAGGGCTGGTCACGCATCGACAGAATGGCGTTTCTGACTTCCTGGCACGCGGCCTTGATGTCCTGCATGGTCTTGCGGGCACGCGTTCCGGCGGCCTTGTTGCCGCCTTCAGCCTTGCGGATGTCTTCTTCCGCATCAGCCACGAGCCGCTTCAGGTTCTCATATGCTTCCATGGTTCTCCTTACCCACTTTCAACGAGGTGTATGGTTTCCCTGGGGCGGCGCAGTGGCCGCATCACAATATAGCACCGCTCAGGCGGCTGCGGACGAGTCCAGAAGCCCAAAAATCAGCATTGGGGGCCTGTGCGGATTTCCTTCACCAGCGTGAGGCACTCGCGGAACTGCGGGTGGCCGGCGTCGCGCAATAACTCGTAAGTCGCTGATACACAACCGGTTATCGCCGCCCCTCCCCTCTCCAGGCGCCGCAGTGCCGGGGCGATCTGATCCGCCTCGCCGCCTGAAATCGCGTCTGAAACCGCAAAAACGAGTTTCCCCAAATGCAGCAGATCGAGCCCGGTTTGCAGCACACAGACGTGGGCCTCGATGCCGCAGATCAGCACATTTGGCCGGCCAGCGCTCACCAGCCAGTTTCGCACGGGCTCCACGCAGGCGCTGAAACGCGTCTTTTCGAACACCGGCGTTCCGGGCGGCAGCGCCTCGGAGATGGGCCTCACCGTGTGTCCCAAGCCCTTGACGTATTGCTCTGTCACGGCCACCGGCAGGCCGAGCACGCCGGCGCAGCGGGCCAGAAAACGGCAGCGCTCGACCAGACGCTCCGACTCAATCATCTCGCCAGTCAGCCGCTCCTGCACATCGATGATCAGCAGGCAGGTCGTTTCCGGTTTGAGTCGCGCCAGAGGCATGCGTGTCCGCCATGCTGAGCCGCAGCCGCACCCAACGGGATGCGTTGCGGTCGATACCATTTGCCCTGTCGGCCGAGCGACCGACGCCCACTCATCTTATCAGGAAAGCGATCTCAGCGATGGCCAGCAAGAAGAAGCAATCGAGCGGCAGTAAGCGCCCAGCTCGAAAAACGACCGCAGCCAAATCCAGCCGCACGACGACGGCGAAGAAAAAACCGACGAGGGCCGGCAGCCACAGCAGCAAGGCAAAGCCGAAGCGCGATCCGCTCGCGCCGCGCACGGTGACGACCGGCAAGGGGCCGAGCCCGGGTGAGATCGGCGCTTCTCTGGTGGACATGTTCAATCGCGGCCTGCTTCACGAGATCGAAGCAAAGTGGTGGTCGCCCGGAATCGTTTCGATTGAGGGCATGGGCCAGGCGTGGGACGGTCGCGCCGCCGTGGATGGCAAGAACCAGTGGTGGGCTCAGACCAACCGCATGGTCGCGGGCAGCGCGGAAGGCCCCTTCGTCGGCGCGACCGGCTTTGCCGTGAAGTTTCACCTCGAAGTCGAGGAGATCGCCACCGGCCGGCGCAGCATCATGGATGAAGTCGGCGTGTACACCGTCAAGGACGGCAAGATCGTGCAGGAAGAGTTCATGTACGGCGCGCCGCCCGCGGCCTCAGCCTGATCCGCCATCGCAATCAAACCAGATGAGATGATGCGCCTCTTCGACGCGCGGCGGCTGGAACCCCGCGCGCTGCGCCAGCGCTGCCAGTTCATCCGTGCGCCACAGGCGATGCAGCGTGTCGCTGTCCTTGAAGTGCTCGCAAGCCTCATCAATCTCATCGCCGCAGCGCAGCGCGATGAGGCCGCGCTGGGCATCGAGGATCATCTGGCACGAGCCGTCTTCGCTCAACCCTGTCTGCCAGTCGCCGGATTCGACGAGCGACCACAGTTCGCCCGGGAAGTTGTCGATGACCAGCGCGCCGCCGTCTTCCAGCGTGCCGTTCATACGGCTGAACACTTCGGCGGCCGTGTCGTCCTCGGTCACCAGCATCCACGTGTGGCCGAGGCAGAGGATGAGATCAAATCGGCCGGGGATGCGCGAGGCCTGCCGGGAATCGGTGAAATCGGCGTCAATGATCTGCACGCGCTGGTGGCCGCGGGCTGGGCGCGATGCTCTGCTCAGCCGCTGCCGCGCCGCCTTACGGGCTCGCGGATCGACATCGACGCCGACCGCGCGCGTGCTGAGGGGGGCCAGTTGCTCGAGCACCGATCCGTCGCCGCAGCCCAGATCAAGCACCTGCCGCGCGGCGGCGGGCCGGCTCTCCAGCCAGCGGCGAAGCGCGGAAATCTGCGACTGCCGTAGCACGGGCTCGAGTGGAGCCCAATCATCGAGAGGGGCCTCGGATGCGTTCATCCCAACAATGTACGGGGATCGCGATGATCAAACCAGTCAAGCGCTTCGGCCGCGGACCCGCGGTGTGGCTCGCCGCCGCGCTTGCAGCCGGCGCCTCGCCCGATCCGCACAACCCCCCGCCCGGTACGACTCCCCCTCCCGAAGGTGAGGTTTCCATGCCTGCTCAAGACTCCGCCCAGCCGAAGCACACGAATCGTCTGGCGCAGGAGACCAGTCCCTATCTGCTCCAACATGCCCACAATCCCGTGGACTGGTGGCCGTGGGGACCGGAGGCGTTCGCCGAAGCGCGCCGCCGACAGGTGCCCATTCTCGTCTCCATCGGCTACTCGACGTGCTACTGGTGCCATGTCATGGAGCGCGAATCGTTCGAAAACGAGGACATCGCCCGACTGATGA
This window contains:
- the hutH gene encoding histidine ammonia-lyase translates to MSQPLVLDGQGLSTDDVAAVARGGRQVRLGAAGRAALERSRAVVERALSTGDAIYGVNTGFGSLARQRIAPDQVRQVQQNLIRSHSAGIGEPLSESVVRSMLLLLAASLCRGCSGVRPVVVERLVDLLNHRIVPVVPSRGSVGASGDLAPLAHCALTLIGEGHAMHEGAYKPAGKALADAGLKPIALEAKEGLALINGTHLMAALAALALDDLGRLIDAAVVAAAMSIDACLATDAFLDDRLHAARHQVGQRLIAERLRKCLSGSQIIPSHKIDDPRVQDPYSLRCCPQVLGAALDTIEHVRTIVERELQGVSDNPLVFAGQDGQADAIISGGNFHGLPLALAMDAAAIAVAHIAGISERRVYYLLAASDSENPLNPYLSPQPGLHSGLMIVQYTAAACCNEIQTLCAPASVANIPTSAGQEDYNSFGPNAGYKLRRAVELATSVIAIELLCSAEALEYHRPLRSGAVVEAAHETVRSVVARLTADRPMTADIEAITKLIRSGRIGG
- a CDS encoding isochorismatase family protein, which gives rise to MPLARLKPETTCLLIIDVQERLTGEMIESERLVERCRFLARCAGVLGLPVAVTEQYVKGLGHTVRPISEALPPGTPVFEKTRFSACVEPVRNWLVSAGRPNVLICGIEAHVCVLQTGLDLLHLGKLVFAVSDAISGGEADQIAPALRRLERGGAAITGCVSATYELLRDAGHPQFRECLTLVKEIRTGPQC
- a CDS encoding nuclear transport factor 2 family protein; this encodes MDMFNRGLLHEIEAKWWSPGIVSIEGMGQAWDGRAAVDGKNQWWAQTNRMVAGSAEGPFVGATGFAVKFHLEVEEIATGRRSIMDEVGVYTVKDGKIVQEEFMYGAPPAASA
- a CDS encoding class I SAM-dependent methyltransferase: MNASEAPLDDWAPLEPVLRQSQISALRRWLESRPAAARQVLDLGCGDGSVLEQLAPLSTRAVGVDVDPRARKAARQRLSRASRPARGHQRVQIIDADFTDSRQASRIPGRFDLILCLGHTWMLVTEDDTAAEVFSRMNGTLEDGGALVIDNFPGELWSLVESGDWQTGLSEDGSCQMILDAQRGLIALRCGDEIDEACEHFKDSDTLHRLWRTDELAALAQRAGFQPPRVEEAHHLIWFDCDGGSG